The DNA segment TCCGCCTTCTTGTCCTTGCCCTCCTTCGCGCCGGCGGGCTTCGCCTCCTGCGCGGCCGGGGCGCCCTCGGGCGTCTTGATGATGGCGTTGACGCGGTCCGGCTCCAGGCGGGGCAGCAGCGGCTCCGGGGTGCCGGTGGGGCGGCTGCGGTCCAGGAGCGGATACTTCGCCCCCTCCAGCGCCTGGAACGTCAGCGCCGGCGCACCCAGCTGGGTGAACAGCTTCTCCGACAGGCGCGGCGTCACCGGGGCGAGCAGCGCGCCCAGGAGGTACACCACGTCCGCCACGTCGGACAGGTCCGCGCGCGCGGCCTCCGCGTCCTTCTTCACCTGGGCCCACGGCGCCTGCGCCTGGACGAAGGCATTCGCGGCCGAGGCAATCTCGGTGATGACGCGGATGGCGTTGCGGTACTCCAGCTTGTCGAACGCGTCGCGCACCTCGGGCACGCGGGCCAGCGCGGACTCCACCAGCGCGCGGCCCGGCCCCTCGGTACGGCCGGGCGCCAGGCGCTTCTCCAGCGGCCCGGCCAGCAGCGACAGGGCGCGGTTGGCCAGGTTGCAGATGTTGTTGACCAGCTCGCCGTTCACCCGCTCGCGGAAGATGGAGAGGCTGAGGTCCAGGTCCTCCACGCCCGCGCCCAGGTTGGCCGCGTAGAAGTAGCGCAGGTAGCTGGGGTCCAGCTGGTCGAGGTAGTCGCGCACCGGGACCATGGTGCCGCGGCTCTTCGACATCTTCTCCCCGTTCACCGTGAGGTGGCCGTGGACCTTGATTTCGTTCGGGATGTGGAAGCCCGCGACGTTGAGCACCGCCGGCCAGAACAGGGCATGGAAGTAGACGATGTCCTTGCCGATGAAGTGGACGATGCGCGAGGGGGCGCCCGCCTCCCAGTAGTCCAGCGCACTCTTCGCCTTCCCCGTCTCCGTCGCCCACTTCTCCGTGGTGGCGATGTAGCCGATAGGGGCGTCCAGCCAGACGTAGAAGAACTTGTCCGTCTCGCCCGGAATCGCGAAGCCGAAGTAGGGCCCGTCGCGACTGATATCCCAGTCCGCCAGGCCCTTCTCGAAGAAGCCCTGGAGCTGGGTGGCGAGACCCGGGTGGATGAAGCCCGGCTTGCGCAGCACCGACTGCAGGAAGTCCTCGTGCCGCGACAGCTTGAAGAACAGGTGCTCGGAGTTCTTGCGCACGGGCGGGGTGCCGCACAGCGCACAGCGCGGCTCGATGAGGTCGGTGGGCGCGTAGGCCTTGCCGCACTTCTCGCAGGCGTCGCCGTACTGGTCGGGCGCCTTGCAGTTGGGACAGGTACCCTTGATGAAGCGGTCCGGCAGGAAGCGGCGGTCCTTCTCGCAGTACGCCTGCTCGATGTTGCGGCGCTCGATGTCCCCCTTCTCCTTCAGCCGCCCGTAGATGAGCTCCGCGTAGTGGCGGTTCTCCGGCGAGTTGGTGGAGTGGAAGTAGTCGAAGCGGATGTCGAGGTCGTGGAAGTCCCGCTGGTGCTCCCCGTGGAACCGGGCGACGAAATCCTCCGGCTTGATGCCCTGCTTCGCCGCGTTGATTTCGATGGGGGTTCCGTGGGTGTCATCCGCACAGAAGTAGACGACGTCCTTGCCGCACGAGCGGAGGAAGCGGACGTAGATGTCGGTTTGCACGTACTCGACGGCGTGGCCGATGTGGACGGGGCCGTTGGCGTACGGAAGTGCGCTGGTGACGAGGATTCTCTCAGCCATGGACTCTCCTGAGGGCGGCGGACCTTAGCCGCTCGGATGGCCGAGGTCATCGACGGCGTGAGGGGCGCGAGCACGAATGCGCCACGGGGCCGCAGATGTTATCGACCGGATACGCATGTGCACCATCGTCATCATTCGCCAGGTCCACCCTGAATGGCCGCTGGTGCTCGCGGCCAACCGGGACGAGTTCTACGCCCGCCCCGCCACCGGTCCCCAGGTCCTCCTGGAGTCCCCTCGCGCCGTCGGGGGACGGGACGTGGAGCGTGGCGGCACGTGGATGGGTATAACCAACGAGGGAGTGTTCGTTGGACTGACAAACCAGCGCGGTGGGCGAAGCCAGGGCCCGGCCCCCCGCTCGCGGGGCGAGGTCGTGCTCAAGGCCCTGGCGGCGGGGAGCGTGGAGGCCATCGACCGCTACCTGGACACCCTCCCCGGCGACGAGTTCCTCCCCTTCAACCTCCTCTACGGGGACGCCCGGGTGCTGCGAGCGGCGTACGCCCGCCGGGGGAGCAGGCAGCTGAGACGGGAAGACGTCCCGCCCGGCATCCACGTGCTGCCCAACGACATGCTGAACGCGCCCGGGATACCCAAGGTGGAGCGGGCCCGGCTGCTGGCGGCGGAGGTGGCCCACCGGCCCTGGCCGGAGCTGGAGGCGGGGCTGAAGGCCCTGCTGGCCGACCCCACCCTGCCGGCACTGGAGCAACTGCCCCCGCTGGCAGACGGAGAGGACCTGCCGCGCGACTTCCTCCAGCGGCTCCAGGCGCTGTGCATCCACACGCCCCTGTATGGCACGCGCTCGTCCAGCATCGTCGCGCTCGCGCCCGGGCGCGTGGGCCACTACCTGGCCTCGGACGCGCCCCCCTGCGAGGGCCCGTGGCGCGACGTCACCGGACTGCTCGCGCCCACCGGCTGACAGCCCCGTCCGCCGGGCGCCTACGAGGTACGCGGGGCCGGCTCGCCCACCAGCACGCGGGCGCGCCCGTCCATGGACAGCGTCACCTCTTCCACCTTCGCGAAGCCCGAGGCCCGGGCCAGCTCGGCCAGGTGCCGCATCCACGGGTTGTAGGGCATCCCGTTGTCCGAGCAGCACGGCACCACGGCGAAGGGCAGCCCGTGCTTCGCGGCGTACTCGATGATGACGCGGGTGGCGCCGTCCGGGTGCATGCCCACCACCAGCTCCGCCTCGCACGGCTCGTCCAGCGTGAAGATGCGCTGGGCATAGGTGACGGGCAGGTGCTTGTGCCGCAAGTCGAACGTGGTGACGGCACGGCCGCGCTTCGTCAGCGCCTCATTGAGCCGCCCCTGCCCGCCCGCCACGTCGAAGACGCGAGGGGCCGCGAAGCGCGACACGAGGAAGTCCGCGAAGAGGTCGAAACGACGTTTGTCCGCCATACGCGCCTCCTCTACCCGAGCCCGGGCCTCCATGCACCCGGAAGCGCTCCGGGGTGGGCCGGACAGGCGGCCCCTCCCCCGTCCGGTCAGGGGCTCAGAGGCCCTTGCACACCGTGGTCAGCAGCCGCTCGATGACCAGCTTCCCGCTGGCCGAGGACTTGAGGGCCAGGTCCGCCTCCGCGCACGCCACCAGCGCGCCCAGCAGCTCCCGGCGCTCGTAGCCGGCGGCGGCCTTCATGCTGAAGGTGAGCGCCCAGGCATTGGGCATCTTCCGCTTGGTGCCCTTCAGCTCCGCCTCCAGCCGGGGCAGCACGCGCGCCTCCACGTCCTTCGCCGTGCGCGGCGGGGTGCCGCCCGCGTAGCGGTGCAGCCACTCGTGGCTCTCCAGCAGGCTTCTCACGATGGACGCCACCGCGCCCAGCAACTGCAGCGCGTGGGTGCCCTGCCCCATCGCGTCCTCCGCGTAGTGCAGCGCGCCCCGGAAGTCGCGCTTCTGCAGGGCCTCGGACAGCTCGAAGAACTCCTCCTCGCGGGCGTGGTGGACCAGCATCGCCACGTCCGTCTTTTCAATCGCGGGCCCCTCCGAGTAGGTGGCCAGCTTCTCCAGCTCCGACTGGAGCAGGCGGATGTTGCCGCCGATGCGCTCCTTGAGCTCGTCCAGCGCGCCGGGGCCCAGCCGCTTCTTGAAGGGCGCCAGGAACTCCTTCGCGATTTCGGAGAGGTCCAGGTCCTTGTGGCGCGCGGCCACCTTGCGCTCGACGACGTGCCCCTTGTCATGGGCCAGCTTCACCAGCGGATTCTTGGCGTCGACTTCAGAGGCCGCCATCACCAGCGCATGGCCGGGCGGCACACCCTTCTGGATGAGCTCCACCAGCGCGGAGGTGTCCCCTTCGGGCGCGGAGATGCGCTCCTCGCGGCAGAAGGCGGCGGCCTCCTTGAGGAAGGCGAGGTCCGCCTCCGCCAGGTCCACGTTGAGCTCGTCCTTCCACTGCTCCACGGACGGAGCGCCGGACTTGCCCGGGTCCAGCTGCTCCACGCCCCAGCCCGCGCGCGCCGCGAGCGCCAGCAGTCGCCGCGCGCCCTCCTTCCGCTTGCCCGCCTTCCACGCCTCGCGCGCCTTGCCCAGCGCGTCCCCCTTGCCCTTCTTGGGCGCGAGGAACTCCGGGTCCCTCACCAGGACCACCTTGCGCCCGGGGAACAGCGGCATCGTGGCCAGCTCCTGCGCCACCTCGCGCGGACTGCCCGCGTCCAGCACGGCCAGGTTGAGCCCCATGGCCGCGTCCGGCACCAGCAGCTTCACCAGCTCGTCCGCCCCCTTGCGGACCAGGAACTCCTCGCCCCACAGGAGGTAGAGCGGCGCCACCTTGCCCGCCTTCGCCTCCGCCAGCACGTCGTCGATATCGGCGCTCATCGCGCGGCCTCCGTGAGCATCTCGATGAGCATGCGCTCCAGTTGCAGCCGGGGCGCGCCGTTGCGGGCAATCGCCGCGCGCGTGCCCTCCAGCAGGGAGTGTCGCCGGTGCAGCGTGGCCTCGGAGGTGCGCGAGGCCACCTCGCGAGCCAGGTCCTTCATGTCCCGGTTGGCCAGCGAGTCCTCCAGCCCGGCCCGGGACAGCGCCACGTCGCGCGTCCACAGCACCAGCAGCTCCAGCGCGCCCTCCGCGTCCTCGCGCGAGCCGCCGTGCGCCTCCGCGAAGCGCAGCAGGGCCACCGCGTTCTCCCCCGTCAGCGCCTCGAAGGCGGTGATGACGTCCTTGCGCTGGGCGAGCGCGTCCACATCCAGCGCCAGCGCGCGGCCCAGGCTGCCACCGGCCATGACGGCCGCGAGCGCGGCGGTGCCCGCGTCCAGCTTGCGCTCCTGCTGCACGCGCTGGGCGACCAGCTCCGCCGGCAGCGGGCCGAAGTGCACCTTGCTGCACCGGCTGCGGATGGTGGGCAGCAGCTTGTCCATGGCGCTGGCCACCAGGATGAGCGTCGTCTCCGAGGGCGGCTCCTCCAGCGTCTTGAGGAAGGCGTTCTGCGCCTGCACGTTCATCGTCTGCGCGGAGACGATGATGGCCACCTTGCGCTTGGACTCCAGCCCGCGCAGGGCCAGCCGCTCCTGGAGGCCTCGAATCTGCTCCACGCGCAGCTCCCGGCTGGGCGTGCCCGTGAAGTCCGAGCGCCCCGCCAGCCCGCGCGACACCCGCTCCTCGTCCGGCATCACCCACGTCACGTCGGGGTGCAGGCCCTTGAGCACCCGCGTGCAGCTCGCGCAGGTACCGCAGCCCACGTCGGGCTGCTCCGGGCAGGTGAGCGCCTGCGCCAGCCCCCCCGCCGCAAGCTCCTTGCCCACACCCTCAGGCCCGGCGAAGAGATACGCATGGTGGACCGCGCCACCCCGAAGTGCCGCCTGGAGTGCATCAATCGCGCGCGGCTGTCCCAGCACTGATGCGAGCGTCATGAGGGGTGTATCCCCGCTCGCGCGGCACCCGTCAACAAGCTGCCTTGACCCCCATGGAAGCCACGGGGGACATTCGGGGGGTCTTGCTTCCCTTCCTCCAGAGCAATCTGTCCCTGGCCGTGGGCGCGTTGCTGGTGCTGGTGCTGCTGGCCGTGCGCACCGGTACGGGCGACAAGGACCTGAAGAGGGACCTGAACGGGGCCATCCGGCTGCTGGTCGCCTTCCTGGTGCTGCGGCTGACGGCCTGGGCGCTGCCGGAGGCGACGCCCCAGGCGCTGCTGACGACCGTCCGCGTCGGCTGGATGCTGACGGCCGCCTTCGGGCTCATCCGCACGGGCGTGGCCTTCGGGCTGAAGCTGATGCGGCTGCGGGCCGCGTCGGTGGCGCCGCCCAAGATTCTCCGGGACGTCATCGACTTCACGCTGTACACGCTGGCGGCCGTCCCCATCCTCAAGACGCAGCTCTCCCTGGACCTCACGGGCCTGGTGGCGACGTCCGCGGTGCTGTCGGTGGTGATGGGCCTGGCGCTCCAGGAGACGCTGGGCAACCTCTTCGCGGGGCTGTCGCTGCAGCTCGACAGGCCCTTCGAGGTCGGCGACTTCATCCGCATCGGCAGCCACTCCGGGCGGGTGGTGTACATCGGCTGGCGCTCCATCCGGCTGTCCACGTTCCGGCGCGAAATCATCACCCTGCCCAACAGCATGGTGGCCAAGGAGCTGGTGCAGAACTTCTCCCAGGACCAGGAGCCGGTGGGCGTGGACGTCGAAATCCGCCTGTCGCACGACGCGCCGCCCAACCAGGTGAAGACGGCGCTGCTCGAGGTCATGCGGGAGATTCCGCAGATTCTCGTGGAGCCGCCGCCCATGTCGCGCACGCTGGCGTACGACGAGTCCGCCATCCGCTACATGGTGCGCTTCTTCCTGGCGGACTACGGGCTGGCGGACGCGGTGAAGGAGGACCTGCACACCCGGCTCTGGTACCGGCTGCGGCGGGAGAACATCGAGATTCCGTACGCGCAGCGCACGGTGCACGTGCGGCAGCAGGTGGCGCGCACGGAGCTGTCCGAGGACACGGTGCGCGGCCTGCTGCGCGCGGTGGACGTCTTCCAGCCCCTGGGCACCGAGGACCTGGACCGGCTGCGCCAGGAGGTGCTGGTGCGGCGCTTCGGCAAGGGCGAGCGCATCATCCAGGAGGGCGACGAGGGCAGGACGTTCTACGTGCTCGCGTCCGGCGAGGTCAGCGTGCGCGCCGGCAAGGCCCAGGCGGAGGTGACGCGGCTGGGGCGCGGCGGCTTCTTCGGGGAGATGTCGCTGCTGACGGGCGAGCGGCGCTCGGCCACGGTGGTGGCGGTGGAGGACTCGCTGCTGCTGGAGGTGGACCGACCCACCTTCGCGCGCCTGTTCGAGCAGTACCCCGGGCTGGCGCGGCAGCTGTCCGCACTGCTCGCCCAGCGCAGGACGCAGCTTCGCGCCCTGGCCCAGGCCAGCGGCGGCGGCGCGGACGCCATCCCCGCCGAGGTGGGCCGCATCCTCGGAAGGCTGCGGCAGATTTTCGGACTCAGCGCCACGGAGTGACGGCGGAAAAGCCCCCCTGCTCCCGCCGCATCGTTGAGACTCCAATCAACCGGGAGTGCGCGAAGACACACCCGTGGAGCAGTGAGCAGGCGCCCGGGGTGACGCGGATTGTCACTCGACGCGCCGCCACCGGCATGCGAGACGCCGGTGCATGGAAGTCGCAGCACCGTCGCCCTCGCCGCACGACACACACGCGCAACCGCACCTGGGGCTGTTCCGGCTGACGTGGCCCATCTTCCTGGAGCTGCTGCTCTTCATGATGATGGGGACCGCGGACACGCTGATGCTCAGCGGCGTGTCGGATGACGCCGTCTCCGCGGTGGGCGTCGTCAACCAGTATGTCTTCATCTGCATCCTCATCATGGAGGTCATCGGCAACGGCGCGGCCATCGTCGTCGCCCAGTACCTCGGCGCCCGGCGCACGGAGGAGGCGGCGCGCATCGCCGCGCTCTCAATCACCCTGAACCTGGGCCTGGGCCTCGCCGTCAGCGCGGGCCTGCTGCTGTTCGGGGACCGCATCCTCGGCGGGATGAACCTCCAGGGCCCGGTGCTCGCGCACGCGCGCACGTACCTGCACGTCGTGGGCGGGTTCCTCTTCCTCCAGGCGCTCATCAACGTCTTCGCCAGCCTCATCCGCACGTATGGCTTTACCAAGGAGTCGATGTTCGTCTCCCTGGGGATGAACGTGCTGCACGTGGCCGGCAATGCCGTGCTCATCTTCGGCCACCTGGGCCTGCCGGCGCTGGGCGTGGCTGGCGCCGCCGTCTCCACCGTGGTCAGCCGCGCCGTCGCGCTCGGCGTCTTCGTCTGGGTGCTCTACCGCGTCATGCCCGTCCGGATGGTGCTCCGCGACTACGTGACGCTGTCGAAGGACTACGTCCGCAAGATTCTCAAGGTGGGCCTGCCCTCCGCCTTCGAGCAGCTCACCTACCAGGCCTGCCAGACGGTGTTCCTGTACTACGTCACCTTCCTCGGCCCCGTCGCCCTGGCCTCGCGGCAGTACGCGCACTCCATCTCCCAGTATGTCTTCCTGGGCAGCCTGGCCATCGGCATGGGCACCGCCATCGTCGTGGGGCGGCTGGTGGGCGCCCACCGCGCGGACGAGGCGTACCGCCGCGCCCTGCAGAGCCTGAAGTGGGGCCTGGCCCTCACCGTCGGGGTGGACGTGGCCGTCATCCTCGTGCGCGAGCGGCTCGTCAGCCTGTTCACCGACAATGGCGACATCCTCCGCGTGACGTCCCAGGTCATCGTCCTGGGCCTCCTCCTGGAGACGGGCCGGGCCTTCAACCTCGTCCTCATCAACGCGCTGCGGGCCGCCGGTGACGCCACCTTCACCGTCTACATGGGCATCCTGTCCATGGTCTGCATGAGCCTGCCCCTGGGCTACTACCTCGTCTTCAAGCTCGACCTCGGGCTGGGCGGCGTGTGGCTCGCCGTCGCCGCCGACGAGTGGGTGCGCGGCATCACCATGTGGCTCCGCTGGCGCAGCCGCGCCTGGGAACAGCAGTCCCTCGTGGCCCCCTCCGAGCCCGTGGCACCGCCCGCCACCGCGCTCGGCGCCTGAGGCACTTTCACCCCACCCCTTCCCCTCCCCCGCGCCCATGGCGTGACGGTGGATGTGTGCCCGTGGATTGAAAGATTTTTCGCATTATCCCGTGAAGATTTGGCTTCCGAGACGTTGTGATTTTGCCTGGGGGAGATGCGTGTGGCCCGTCACGACGGCCCGGGTGTGGGACTCACATCCTTCGCGTGCAAAGCCAACCACGCAGGGGGTGTGCCGGCACGGGCATGAGGGGGGGCGTCGAAGACGGACGCTCGAGCCAAACCACAACCAAGGAGTACTCAAGACATGCGAACCCCGTTCTCATGGCTGACGGACCCGCTGCGTCCGCTGGCCCTCTCCATCCTCGGCACCAGCCTGCTGGCGCCGCTGCCTGTCTTTGCGGCGGACAAGTCCTCCGCCGACGCGCGTCCCGCCGAGGAGATGCTGGCCACACGCACCTCCGCGCTGGCGCCCGCGCGCGTCGTCGACCTGGGTCGGTCCACCCCCGCTGAAGACGGGCCGAGCCGTGGCATCGCCCCGGTGTCCCATGGCCGCTATGCCCTGACCACCAGCGAGGGCCTCACCTTCCATCGCACCGACCGGCCCGTGCGCGGCCTGCGCACCATCGACGTGTCCGGCTCCTCGCTCCAGCTCTATACGTGGGACGAGCAGCAGGCGGACGGCACCCAGAAGTCGCACTACGCCTTCAGCCGCGGCGGGCTGCTGCCCGTCGGCCGCGTGCAGGAGACGACGTACCAGGTCCGCCTCCAGGAGTCGCAGTTCGACCCGCTGCGCACGCCCGAGCCCCTGCGCACGGGCATCCTGTCCGCGGACGCGGGCAACCAGCTGCACCTGGTGCAGTTCCTGGCCGCGCCCATGCCCGAGTTCCGCGAGGCCATCGAGGCCGCGGGCGGCAAGGTGCTGCGCTTCCTCACCGACCACACCTACCTGGTGGAGATGAACCGGGACGTGAAGTCGCGCGTGGCGCAGCTCGGCTACGTGCGCTGGATTGGTGACTACCACCCCGAGTACCGCCTGGAGCGCGAGCTGCGTGACTCCCTGATGGGCGTGGCGCCGCGCCTGCCGGAGACGCAGCGCTACTCCATCATGCTGGGCGAGGGCGGCCGTGGCCGCCAGGACGCCGTGGCCAGGCTGGTGGAGCGCGTGGGCGGCAAGGTCGCCCTCATCGAGGACGGCGGCCTGCGCGTCGAGGCGACGCTCACCCAGGAGCAGCTCCAGCAGGTGGTGCGCGCCAACGAGGTGCAGTTCATCGACCGGTGGGGCGGACCCGGTGAGACGGACATGAACGCCGTCCGCGAGCTGGGCGGCGCCAACCACCTGGAGACGCTGAAGGGCTGGACGGGCCAGGGGGTGCGCGGAGAAATCTTCGACACCGAGCTGCTCCCCACCCACCAGGAGTGGCCCCACACGCCCATCATCCACAGCACGGGGACCACGGGCGGCCTCCACGGCACGTCCGTCTACAGCAACATCTTCGGCCGGGGCACGGTGGCCAACGCGCGCGGAATGATTCCCAGCGGCCAGGGCATCTTCTTCCGCTACAACGAGTCCTCCCAGTTCGGCGGCGCCATCTCCCGCTACACCATCAACCAGGAGCTGACGGACCCGAACGGCCCGTACCGCGCCGTGTTCCAGACGTCGAGCGTGGGCAGCGCCCTGACGACGTCGTACACCACCATCTCCGCCGAGGTGGATGACTACCTCTTCAAGCACCCCATCCTCAGCACGCAGTCGCAGAGCAACGCGGGCAGCCGCAGCTCGCGGCCGCAGGCGTGGGCGAAGAACATCGTCTCGGTGGGCGCCTTCTACCACAACGACACCGTCAGCCGGACGGATGACGTGTGGAGCTTCAGCGGCAGCATCGGCCCCGCGGCGGACGGCCGCATCAAGCCGGACCTGTCGTACTTCTACGACATGATCCACTCGGCCACCGGCTCGGGGAACGCCAACTACACCGAGTTCGGCGGCACCAGCTCCGCGACGCCGCAGACGGCGGGCCACTTCGGCCTGCTGTTCCAGATGTGGCACAACGGCGTGTGGTCCGGCCACGGCGGCGGCGCGGACGTCTTCGCCAGCCGGCCGCAGATGGCCACCGCCAAGGCGCTGATGATCAACATGGCGCACCGCTACAACTGGCTGGCGGGCGGCAGCAACGCGGACATCGACCGCAACAAGCAGGGCTGGGGCACCTCCGACGTGAAGCGCCTGCTGGACCGCGCGTCCGTCACCAGCATCATCAACGAGACGGACGTGCTCGCCCCGCTGGGGGTCAAGGGCTACAACGTCAGCGTCGCCGCGGGGCAGACCGAGCTGAACGTCACCATGGTCTACACCGACCCGATGGGCACCGTGGGCGCCGCCCAGGCGCGCATCAACGACCTGTCGCTGCGTGTGACGTCGCCCTCGGGCGTCGTGTACTGGGGCAACAACGGCCTGACGGCGGGCAACACGTCCACCTCGGGCGGAGTGTCCAACAAGGTCGACACGGTGGAGAACGTCTTCCTGGCCAACCCCCAGGCGGGCATCTGGCGGGTGGACGTGTTCGCGGACGAGCTCGTCCAGGACGCGCGCCTGGAGACGCCGGGCGTGGTGGACGCGGACTACGGCCTGGTGGTGAGCGGCGGCCGCATCATCGCGGGCGACCCGGAGATGACCCTGCCGAGCTACGGCAGCACCTTCACCAGCCCCACGCTGACGCGCGGCCTGTGGTTCACCTCGCCCACCCAGTTCACCATCACCGGCCTGCAGGTCCCCAACGAGGCTGGCCACGCGCTGCAGAACATCGAGGTGGTGCGCTTCAACCCGGGCGTGACGCCGCCGACGTTCGCCTCCACCACCAACGCCTTCACGTCGCTGTTCCGCGCGGCGGGCGTGTCCTCCGGGCAGATCATCTCCGTGAAGATTCCCGTCTTCGCCGGTGACGTCATCGGCATCCTGGGCGCCACGGGTGACGCCACGAACATGTACAACTCGTACTCCACCGGCAACAGCGGCACGTACGTGACGCACATCAACGGCCAGCCCGTGACGCTGAACCGCCTGGGCATGCAGTACAATCTGGCCAGCAACACGGCCCGGGAGCTGTTCAACTCGTCGGGGGCCATCTCCCGCGTCCGGATGCTCTACACCACCAACAACCAGGTGCCGGCGCCGCCCTTCAGCAGCACCTTCAGCGGCGCAACCTTCACGCGCGGCCTGTGGTTCACCGCGCCCACCAGCTTCATCCTCACCGGTGTGCAGGTGCCCAACGAGGCCGGCCACGCGCTGCAGAACGTCCAGGTGGTGCGCTTCAGCCCCGGCGTGACGCCGCCCGCCTACTCCACCACCACCGACTCCTTCACGTCGCTGTTCCGCTCCGTCGGCCAGCCGTCGGGCCAGGTGCTGCGGACCTTCGTCCAGGTCAACGCTGGAGACGTGATTGGCGTGCTGGGCGCCACGGGTGACGCCACCATGATGCACAACTCGTACTCGTCCAGCATCAGCGGGACGTTCAACGGCCACATCTTCGGCCAGCCGGTGACGCTGTATCGCCTGGGCATGCAGTTCAACCTCGCGAGCACCAGCGCCACGCAGCTGTGGACCGAGGCGGCCGGCAGCATCAGCCGCGTGTCGCTGTTCTACACGCGGGTGGGCGCGCTCCGGGGCGAGGAGCGCACGGCCAGCCTGACGCTGCACTAGTCAAGGCGCTGTGACGTGACACAGGAGGGCCCGTCCGGGACGTCTGTCCGGGCGGGCCCTTCGCGCTTCAGGCGGTGAACACCACCCCGTCCTCCACCCGCACGGGCCAGGGCGTGAGCCGGGCGCCCGCGCAGGGGCCTCCCACGCACAGCCCGTCCTTCGGCTGGAAGAGGGCGCCATGCCAGGAGCAGGCGATGAGCGACCTGTCCGGCGTGAGGTACCCGTCCAGCTTCTGCGCCAGCGGCAGGCCCGCATGGGGACAGCGGTCCACGTAGCCGTGGACCTCGTCGCCCACGCGCACCAGGAAGCCGTGGAAGTACGCGTCGCCTATCTGCAGCACCAGGTTGCGCGCGCCAGGGTCCTCGAGCGCGGACACCGGCAACAGCCGCACGTCCGGCGGCGTCGTCCAGACCTTCACGGCGCGCGCCTCAGGGCAGCTTCGCCTTCTGGAAGCCGGACCAGCAGTGGTCGTAGTCGGACTGCAGCGTCGGGCTCTCCATGGCGGAGCGCGTCGGCCGGATGACCCAGCGCGACTCGAACATGAAGGCCAGCGTGTCCTTAAGCTTGTGCGGCTTCAGGTCCGCGTGGATGGCCTGCTCGTAGCTGGCCTGGTCCGGCCCGTGGCCG comes from the Pyxidicoccus xibeiensis genome and includes:
- the metG gene encoding methionine--tRNA ligase, with protein sequence MAERILVTSALPYANGPVHIGHAVEYVQTDIYVRFLRSCGKDVVYFCADDTHGTPIEINAAKQGIKPEDFVARFHGEHQRDFHDLDIRFDYFHSTNSPENRHYAELIYGRLKEKGDIERRNIEQAYCEKDRRFLPDRFIKGTCPNCKAPDQYGDACEKCGKAYAPTDLIEPRCALCGTPPVRKNSEHLFFKLSRHEDFLQSVLRKPGFIHPGLATQLQGFFEKGLADWDISRDGPYFGFAIPGETDKFFYVWLDAPIGYIATTEKWATETGKAKSALDYWEAGAPSRIVHFIGKDIVYFHALFWPAVLNVAGFHIPNEIKVHGHLTVNGEKMSKSRGTMVPVRDYLDQLDPSYLRYFYAANLGAGVEDLDLSLSIFRERVNGELVNNICNLANRALSLLAGPLEKRLAPGRTEGPGRALVESALARVPEVRDAFDKLEYRNAIRVITEIASAANAFVQAQAPWAQVKKDAEAARADLSDVADVVYLLGALLAPVTPRLSEKLFTQLGAPALTFQALEGAKYPLLDRSRPTGTPEPLLPRLEPDRVNAIIKTPEGAPAAQEAKPAGAKEGKDKKAEKKAAPPATQASPGAGAGEAPGEIEYADFAKVVLKSGKVLAAEKVKDADKLLKLTVDLGEPTGPRTIVSGIAEAYAPESLTGRRVVVVANLKPRKLKGIESRGMLLTAGSGGKDLSLLDPGDMPPGSEVK
- a CDS encoding NRDE family protein, with translation MCTIVIIRQVHPEWPLVLAANRDEFYARPATGPQVLLESPRAVGGRDVERGGTWMGITNEGVFVGLTNQRGGRSQGPAPRSRGEVVLKALAAGSVEAIDRYLDTLPGDEFLPFNLLYGDARVLRAAYARRGSRQLRREDVPPGIHVLPNDMLNAPGIPKVERARLLAAEVAHRPWPELEAGLKALLADPTLPALEQLPPLADGEDLPRDFLQRLQALCIHTPLYGTRSSSIVALAPGRVGHYLASDAPPCEGPWRDVTGLLAPTG
- the holA gene encoding DNA polymerase III subunit delta — translated: MSADIDDVLAEAKAGKVAPLYLLWGEEFLVRKGADELVKLLVPDAAMGLNLAVLDAGSPREVAQELATMPLFPGRKVVLVRDPEFLAPKKGKGDALGKAREAWKAGKRKEGARRLLALAARAGWGVEQLDPGKSGAPSVEQWKDELNVDLAEADLAFLKEAAAFCREERISAPEGDTSALVELIQKGVPPGHALVMAASEVDAKNPLVKLAHDKGHVVERKVAARHKDLDLSEIAKEFLAPFKKRLGPGALDELKERIGGNIRLLQSELEKLATYSEGPAIEKTDVAMLVHHAREEEFFELSEALQKRDFRGALHYAEDAMGQGTHALQLLGAVASIVRSLLESHEWLHRYAGGTPPRTAKDVEARVLPRLEAELKGTKRKMPNAWALTFSMKAAAGYERRELLGALVACAEADLALKSSASGKLVIERLLTTVCKGL
- the holB gene encoding DNA polymerase III subunit delta', translated to MTLASVLGQPRAIDALQAALRGGAVHHAYLFAGPEGVGKELAAGGLAQALTCPEQPDVGCGTCASCTRVLKGLHPDVTWVMPDEERVSRGLAGRSDFTGTPSRELRVEQIRGLQERLALRGLESKRKVAIIVSAQTMNVQAQNAFLKTLEEPPSETTLILVASAMDKLLPTIRSRCSKVHFGPLPAELVAQRVQQERKLDAGTAALAAVMAGGSLGRALALDVDALAQRKDVITAFEALTGENAVALLRFAEAHGGSREDAEGALELLVLWTRDVALSRAGLEDSLANRDMKDLAREVASRTSEATLHRRHSLLEGTRAAIARNGAPRLQLERMLIEMLTEAAR
- a CDS encoding mechanosensitive ion channel family protein — its product is MLPFLQSNLSLAVGALLVLVLLAVRTGTGDKDLKRDLNGAIRLLVAFLVLRLTAWALPEATPQALLTTVRVGWMLTAAFGLIRTGVAFGLKLMRLRAASVAPPKILRDVIDFTLYTLAAVPILKTQLSLDLTGLVATSAVLSVVMGLALQETLGNLFAGLSLQLDRPFEVGDFIRIGSHSGRVVYIGWRSIRLSTFRREIITLPNSMVAKELVQNFSQDQEPVGVDVEIRLSHDAPPNQVKTALLEVMREIPQILVEPPPMSRTLAYDESAIRYMVRFFLADYGLADAVKEDLHTRLWYRLRRENIEIPYAQRTVHVRQQVARTELSEDTVRGLLRAVDVFQPLGTEDLDRLRQEVLVRRFGKGERIIQEGDEGRTFYVLASGEVSVRAGKAQAEVTRLGRGGFFGEMSLLTGERRSATVVAVEDSLLLEVDRPTFARLFEQYPGLARQLSALLAQRRTQLRALAQASGGGADAIPAEVGRILGRLRQIFGLSATE
- a CDS encoding MATE family efflux transporter, with amino-acid sequence MEVAAPSPSPHDTHAQPHLGLFRLTWPIFLELLLFMMMGTADTLMLSGVSDDAVSAVGVVNQYVFICILIMEVIGNGAAIVVAQYLGARRTEEAARIAALSITLNLGLGLAVSAGLLLFGDRILGGMNLQGPVLAHARTYLHVVGGFLFLQALINVFASLIRTYGFTKESMFVSLGMNVLHVAGNAVLIFGHLGLPALGVAGAAVSTVVSRAVALGVFVWVLYRVMPVRMVLRDYVTLSKDYVRKILKVGLPSAFEQLTYQACQTVFLYYVTFLGPVALASRQYAHSISQYVFLGSLAIGMGTAIVVGRLVGAHRADEAYRRALQSLKWGLALTVGVDVAVILVRERLVSLFTDNGDILRVTSQVIVLGLLLETGRAFNLVLINALRAAGDATFTVYMGILSMVCMSLPLGYYLVFKLDLGLGGVWLAVAADEWVRGITMWLRWRSRAWEQQSLVAPSEPVAPPATALGA